In Pseudomonas grandcourensis, the DNA window GGCCGGTGTAGTCCCGGCGGGTTTAACAAAGGCCGGCGGTGCCGGTTGCGGTTCGTCAAGCGAACCGCGGAAGTCTGTCTGGCGTATTCGCCAGAAACCTTGCGGTGACCGTTACATAAGGGCGCATAAGCTTATTACAAGGGCAGGGATCGAAAAAATTTCAGTTCGCGGCCCCGCAAACGAACACGGCACCCGAAGGTGCCGTGTCGATGTGCGTATTACTTGGTATCGCGGTGTTCGAACTCGCCTTCGATCACGTTGGGCTCGCGGCCCAGCGGCTCGCGAGGTGCCGGGCCGCCACGGGCCTGGAGGTCATCGGCGAACGCTCGCTGACGCATCGCCTGCTCTTCGGCGCGCTGGCGCATTTTATTGGCCAGCAGGCGACGACTGAACGGCAGCAGCATGAACAGGCCGATCACATCGCTGATGAAGCCCGGAAGAATCAGCAGGCCACCGGCCAATGCCAGCATCAGGCCTTCGAGCATGGTCTGGGCCGGCAGTTCGCCGCGGCTCAGGCTTTCACGGGCACGCAGGGCCGTGGCCAGGCCGGCGATACGCAGCACGAACACGCCGAACATCGAGCCGAGAATGATCAGCAACAGGGCCGGGAAAAACCCGATGGACCCTGCCACCTTGACGAATACGAACAGCTCCAACACCGGGAACAGCAGAAAGAGCAACAAAAAAGGGCGCATCAAATGGTTCCTCAACGCAAGAATGCCTTGCCAGTTCACCTTAGATGACGTCGCCGTTTCGTGATTTCAAGCGCCGGCCGCTTCATTTTTCGGCCAATGCTCGGCGTGGGCCAGATAAACCAAGGCTTCGCGAACTTGTGTCGGCGTATTACAAGGCGCTTGAAACGGCAGCCAGTACAGACTTTGACCGATGCGCAGGTGCATGCCTTCGGTATCGATACCGACCATTTGCGTCGGCACGTTTTTCGGCAGCCCGGCCAGATCGACGTAATGGGCGATGGCCTTGGCATGATCGGCGTTCATGTGCTCGACCATGCTCACTTCAGCCTTGCCGGCGAACGGGTTGGCCAGGGTCAGCTCGTTGACCCAATGAATCGCGCCAAAACCGCCTATGTAACGGTGGCGTACAGGCTCAAGCACCCAGAAATCGAAATCGTGGGCCTTGTGATAACCCTGCGACTCCGGGAAGTAGCGGTAGTAACGCTCGGAAGCAGCGTCGATGGCGGCGGCGTCTTCGAGCTGCTGCGCCTCAGCCAGGTAAGTCAGTCGACCAACGGCCTGGACATCTTCAGCGCCACGTTCGCCAACAAAGAGCGAGCACTTCGGATCTTTCTGCAGATTATGCGTGTGCTGGGCGATGCGGCTGATCAGGATCAGCGGCCGGCCCTGCTCGTCCAGGCAGTACGGAACCACGGAGCCGAACGGAAAACCGGGCATCGACTTGGAGTGCGTCGAGAGCACCCCACGGTATTCCTTGAGGAGCAATTCTCGTGCATGCTTAGTCGCTTCAACGCTCAATTTATGACTCCTTAAATAGAATCCGTCAGAAAAACGGACGAGCTGCTGGTGAAAGTCCCAGCACGCCATCGGGGCAGTTCTCATGTGCAGCCGGGCCGCATCAGGCGCAGATCGAGAGGCTCTCTACAAGGAAAACACTCAGACCTGCTACCGGGGCATGCGAATGCAACTCACTGACAAAGTAATCATTATCACTGGCGGGTGCCAGGGTTTAGGCCGCTCCATGGCCGAGTATTTCGCCGCCAAGGGCGCGAAACTCGCGCTGGTGGACCTGAACCAGGAAAAACTCGACGACGCCGTCGCGGCCTGCAAGGCCCAGGGTGTCGAGGCCCGCGCCTACCTGTGCAACGTGGCCAACGAAGAACAAGTCACCCACATGGTTGCCCAGGTCGCTGAAGACTTCGGCGCGATCCATGGCTTGATCAACAACGCCGGGATCCTGCGCGACGGCCTGTTGCTCAAGGTCAAGGATGGCGAAATGACCAAGATGAGCCTGGCCCAATGGCAGGCCGTCATCGACGTCAACCTGACCGGCGTGTTCCTGTGCACCCGTGAAGTCGCGGCGAAAATGGTCGAGCTGAACAACAGCGGCGCGATCATCAATATCTCTTCGATTTCCCGCGCCGGCAACGTCGGTCAGACCAACTACTCCGCCGCCAAGGCCGGTGTTGCTGCGGCGACCGTGACCTGGGCCAAGGAACTGGCACGTTACGGCATTCGCGTCGCCGGCATTGCACCGGGCTTCATCGAAACCGAAATGACCCTGGGCATGAAGCCGGAAGC includes these proteins:
- a CDS encoding HugZ family protein codes for the protein MSVEATKHARELLLKEYRGVLSTHSKSMPGFPFGSVVPYCLDEQGRPLILISRIAQHTHNLQKDPKCSLFVGERGAEDVQAVGRLTYLAEAQQLEDAAAIDAASERYYRYFPESQGYHKAHDFDFWVLEPVRHRYIGGFGAIHWVNELTLANPFAGKAEVSMVEHMNADHAKAIAHYVDLAGLPKNVPTQMVGIDTEGMHLRIGQSLYWLPFQAPCNTPTQVREALVYLAHAEHWPKNEAAGA
- a CDS encoding FxsA family protein produces the protein MRPFLLLFLLFPVLELFVFVKVAGSIGFFPALLLIILGSMFGVFVLRIAGLATALRARESLSRGELPAQTMLEGLMLALAGGLLILPGFISDVIGLFMLLPFSRRLLANKMRQRAEEQAMRQRAFADDLQARGGPAPREPLGREPNVIEGEFEHRDTK
- a CDS encoding SDR family oxidoreductase, whose product is MQLTDKVIIITGGCQGLGRSMAEYFAAKGAKLALVDLNQEKLDDAVAACKAQGVEARAYLCNVANEEQVTHMVAQVAEDFGAIHGLINNAGILRDGLLLKVKDGEMTKMSLAQWQAVIDVNLTGVFLCTREVAAKMVELNNSGAIINISSISRAGNVGQTNYSAAKAGVAAATVTWAKELARYGIRVAGIAPGFIETEMTLGMKPEALEKMTAGIPLKRMGKPEEIAHSAAYIFENDYYTGRTLEMDGGLRI